Proteins encoded together in one Leptospira meyeri window:
- a CDS encoding lysophospholipid acyltransferase family protein — MGQLQFFVVLCYSIPFLVILFPIGLSFSYIFKITGLDRWSNRINNYLGYFWYRSFFLLTGRTLDFQQGNWDPEGNNRFLICNHTNAMEVPLIVALPYLSNSKNVKLSYLGGDIIQRYKIIPLMMHKTIVEAVIYSEKKPNFRNFKTDVLRVLKTRSIFLYPEGERTFTEEIKPFQTGVMKIAYKFNVDLDVFVVSGMMGYSNLPEYSYLKKTKTIYFHFCGSIKAKDFSTFESYLSEAETLMKNKKKEIEALEKSAVIV; from the coding sequence ATGGGCCAACTCCAATTCTTTGTAGTATTATGTTATTCAATTCCATTTCTAGTGATTCTTTTTCCTATTGGTTTGTCTTTCTCTTACATCTTTAAGATCACAGGCCTTGATCGCTGGTCGAATCGGATCAATAACTATTTGGGATATTTTTGGTACCGTTCTTTTTTCCTGCTCACTGGTAGAACTTTAGATTTTCAACAAGGAAACTGGGACCCTGAAGGGAACAATCGTTTTTTAATATGTAATCATACAAATGCAATGGAAGTCCCCCTCATAGTTGCGCTTCCTTATTTGTCTAATTCAAAGAATGTAAAATTATCTTATTTAGGTGGCGATATCATTCAAAGGTATAAAATCATTCCGCTTATGATGCATAAGACCATTGTAGAAGCAGTGATTTATTCTGAAAAAAAACCTAATTTTAGAAACTTCAAAACGGATGTTCTCCGAGTTTTAAAAACAAGGTCTATCTTTTTGTATCCCGAAGGCGAGAGGACTTTTACTGAAGAAATCAAACCATTCCAAACGGGTGTGATGAAGATTGCATATAAATTTAATGTTGATTTGGATGTATTTGTTGTGAGTGGAATGATGGGCTATTCCAACCTTCCCGAATACTCTTATTTGAAAAAAACAAAAACGATATATTTTCATTTTTGTGGTTCCATTAAAGCAAAAGATTTTTCTACCTTTGAATCTTATTTATCAGAAGCAGAGACACTTATGAAGAATAAAAAGAAGGAAATTGAAGCATTAGAAAAGTCGGCCGTTATCGTATAA